A window from Sordaria macrospora chromosome 2, complete sequence encodes these proteins:
- a CDS encoding mitochondrial 54S ribosomal mL57 domain-containing protein → MVDGQSPDKFIDMAHRPPRALAAKAASKPAEGSRPSNRSQKIPSGNGRPSDLDVSFYPTTRSQSASTHLHTSKYLHGLAPGRRRRRISSRIHIQKTTMATLTPSRSVFASTCKTVAQQCSRRPVAVQQLVAVPVARQVSSSSAVQQEQDASGSSSSSQQPRPRWSYTPERMKGPGFSLNLVKDPRRKHWLVNSDPEKLDAFYEAFLGQGGSRMLSDETKWLAVTHKSFDYGRRGYNTRLAFLGRQIIALETTRSILTSPVLNEPAADKYGRQPYNHAALANIDKLIHTQPIDIMDKTKIARMGIDLGLLTVLRWKPRMPEDLESSGVVVVLNSTLFAIIGAISLEKGAAVAQRIVREKILKKLGA, encoded by the exons ATGGTCGACGGCCAAAGTCCGGACAAGTTCATTGATATGGCGCACAGACCACCCCGGGCTTtggccgccaaggccgcaTCGAAGCCTGCCGAGGGGTCCCGTCCCTCAAATCGGTCGCAAAAAATTCCC AGTGGAAACGGGCGCCCATCCGACCTCGACGTCTCTTTCTACCCCACGACCCGGTCCCAATCCGCATCCACCCACCTTCATACCTCCAAGTATCTCCACGGTCTCGCCccgggtcgtcgtcgtcgtcgcatCTCCAGTCGCATTCACATCCAAAAGACCACAATGGCCACCCTCACACCCTCCCGTTCCGTCTTTGCCTCGACATGCAAGACTGTCGCGCAGCAATGCTCTAGGCGACCCGTCGCTGTCCAACAACTCGTTGCCGTCCCCGTCGCCCGCCAggtctcgtcgtcgtcggctgtccaacaagaacaagatgcttccggcagcagcagcagctcgcAGCAGCCCAGGCCAAGGTGGTCGTACACCCCCGAGCGCATGAAGGGTCCCGGTTTCTCCCTCAACCTGGTCAAGGACCCCAGGCGCAAGCACTGGTTGGTCAACAGCGACCCGGAAAAGTTGGATGCCTTCTACGAGGCCTTCCTCGGCCAGGGCGGCTCCAGGATGCTATCAGACGAGACCAAGTGGCTGGCCGTCACCCACAAGAGTTTCGACTACGGAAGGAGAGGTTACAACACAAGGCTGGCTTTCCTGG GCCGTCAAATAATCGCCCTCGAGACTACCCGctccatcctcaccagcCCCGTCCTTAACGagcccgccgccgacaagTACGGCCGCCAGCCCTACAACCACGCCGCCTTGGCCAACATCGACAAGCTCATCCACACGCAACCGATAGACATTAtggacaagaccaagatcgcGAGGATGGGTATCGATCTCGGACTTCTCACTGTCTTGCGGTGGAAGCCCAGAATG CCCGAAGATCTCGAATCCTctggtgtcgtcgtcgtcctcaacTCAAccctcttcgccatcatTGGCGCCATCTCGTTAGAAAAGGGTGCCGCTGTCGCCCAGCGCATCGTCAGAGAGAAGAtcctcaagaagctcggaGCGTAA